The genomic window AGACGCCGAGCGCGGCCTGCAACGTCATCTCCTGGCGGCTGTCGATCGAATCCGTGAGCGAGGCCAGCGCCTGCCGGGTCCAACGGTAGCATTCCGTCAGCAATGTCAGCTCGAGGAAGAACTGGGCTGCCGAGGCCGCCAGATCCACGCCGATTGTCCGGTCGCCGCCATCCGAAAAGCTCCAGGTCAGCGCGGCCCTGACATTGGGCAGGTAGTCGGCATAAGGAAGGAAGCCGCCGGCGCTCTGCATGCCCGCTGATTTGACAGCAATGTCGCGCAGGACATCGCGGAAATATTCGGCATGGGCGCGCGCAGCGCGGGCCGCTTCTCCGTTCTCGACGAGCTTGTCCGCGACGAAGGCGCGTGTCGTGTCGAGCAGGCGATAGCGCAGCCGCCGCTCCGCGGACGACGTTGCAATCAGCGATTTGGAGAGCAGGTTCGAGATCGTCTCGACAGCTTCGGACTCGCTGATGCCCTGGCTGGACGCGACAGCAATTGCGGCTTCCAGCGTGAACGGGCCGACGAACACCGACAATCCGCGCAGCGTCGCGCTTTCGGCCGGCGGCAGCAGATCGTAACTCCAGGCGAGTGCCGCGCTCAGGGTCTGGTGTCGCGGAATCGCAGTGCGTCGTCCTCGCCACAACAGCGAGAAGCGGCTGTCCAGCAGCGAGGCGGTCCCGGCAATGCCATATGCGTTCACACGTCCGGCGGCGAGCTCGATCGCAAGCGCAATGCCGTCGAGACGCCGGCAGATCTCGGCGACGAGCGGGGCATCCTCCTCGCTGAGCTCGAACTCGCTCAGGCTCTCGGCAATGCGTTCCACGAAGAGTTGGCTTGCGGGATAGGCAAGGATGTCGGCGATGCTGAGGCCGTCGCGCTGCGGCGGGCAATCCAGTGGAAACAGCCGGTGGACGCGCTCGCCTTCGGTGCGAAAGGATTCGCGGCTGGTGGCGAGAATGTGCAGCTCTGGCGCCTCCTGGACGATGCGTTCGGCCAGAGGGGCGAGCTCATCGAGGAGATGCTCGCAACTGTCGAACACCAGCAGCATCCGCTGGCTGCGCAGGAACGTCAGCAGGCCCGGCATGGGATCGTCGGAGTTGACGGTCAGGCCGAGTGCGGCCGCGATCGTTCCGGGCACGAGGCGGGCATCCGTCAGCGCACCGAAATCGACGAAGCTCACCCGACCGTCGAAGGCCCCGAGCTCGCGGTGCGCGACGGCGAGCGCAACCGAGGTCTTGCCGATCCCGCCGGGGCCGACGATGGTGACGAAGCGGTGCTGAGCCAGCTCTGCGGAGATCTTCTCGACCGCATCGTCGCGCCCGATCATCCTCGCAAGCGGCGAGGGAAGCGCGTGGGGCGAAGCGGCAGGCAGGCTGGTGCGGTCCTCGAATGGTGCTGTCCGGAGCAGCGGGGCCGCGAAGCAATAGCCACGTCCGGGGACGTTGACGACGTAGCGGGAGTCTTCGCCGGCATCGCCCAAGGCTTTGCGCAGATTCGTGATGTGGAAGCGCAGGCTGCCTTCGTCGACATTCACGTCGGCCCAGACGCGCCGCATCAGCTCCCGTTTGTCCACGACCTCGCCGGCGCGCTCGGCGAGAAAGATGAGGATGTCGAGCGCGCGGCCACCGAGGTGAAGCGGCGCGCCGTCCTTCTCAATCAGCCGCGACTTGGGAAACAGCCGGAACGGCCCGAAAGCAATGGCCGAATCCTGGTCGTTAGTGTCCGGCACGAGCAACGGTCCGCTGAAAAAGGCTGATGTCTGCACGTTGATCTATCAGAACGAGATGTCCAGTAAACTGGCCGAAAATGGCGAAATCGCGTGGCGATCACCGAATGCACGGGCAATAGCCGTCACAAATTTTGCTTAAAGGCGAGCGATTTACGACGATGACTGCGACAATTCGTCAGCATGCTTGACCGTCGAGGTCGCAGTGTCCGCCGCCAGAGTGCTATGCCGCCGATCATAACAGAATCTTGCAACGTCTAACGGGCAAAACCCGAGCGATGCATTCAGTATGGCCTTCGGGTTAAATCCTACTCCAACGGGGAGGTTATCATGGCCACTATCGAAATCGACCGTGACGTCGCGACCAAGCCTTCGACATCGCGTAACCTTGATCTGAAGCTCGAAGTCGTCGTCATCCCCGTCTCCGATGTCGACCGCGCCAAGGCGTTCTACACGCGCCTCGGCTGGCGACTGGACGCCGACTTCGCGTCGAGCAGCGAGTGGCGCGTGATCCAGTTCACGCCGCCGGGCTCGGCCTGTTCGGTGATTTTCGGCAGGAACGTTACCGCCGCAGCGCCCGGTTCGGTGCGCGGCTTGTATCTGATTGTCTCCGATCTGGAGGCTGCGCGACAAGATCTGCTCGACCGCGGTATCGCGGTCAGCGAACCCTTCCACGGTGCCGGCGATGTTCACGCCGGTCCGGACGAGCCGTATCTGTTTGGCAGCGTCCGGGTCAGCGGTGCTGACCCGGAGCGCGGCAGCTACAGCTCGTTTGCCTCATTCAGTGATCCCGACGGCAATGGCTGGCTGTTTCAGGAAGTCACGACACGATTGCCCGGACGCATCACGGCAGACGGCACGACGTTCGCCTCGCAGAGCGATCTGGCGGCGGCGTTGCGCCGTGCATCGGTCGCGCATGGTGAGCACGAGACGCGGATCGGCGGACACGACGAGAATTGGGCGGATTGGTACGCCGATTACATCGTGCGCGAGCAAGCCGGTCTACCGCTGCCGTCCTGAGTTGAAGGCAGTCTTCCATCTTGCGCCAATCATCGGACAAATCGAACGGAACCTCGGCGCCGCGTGACCGGTTGGAGAGGCGGCAGGCGCGAGGCCACCGCCGTCTTCCACCGGCGCGGGGCGCCGGGACCGGGCTGAACGATCCACAAACAAACAAGGAGAACCAGGATGATCCGCAAGGCAAAAGCAGTATGGAAGGGCACTGGTCGTGATGGCACGGGCCATCTCTCAAGCGAATCCGGTGTGCTCGCTGAGACGCCCTATTCGTTCAAGACCCGCTTCGAGAACGAGAAGGGGACCAATCCCGAGGAGTTGATCGCGGCGGCCCATGCCGGCTGCTTTACGATGGCGTTGGCCTTCGGCCTTCAAATGGCAGGCTTCACGCCGGAGGAGCTCTCGACCGAGGCAGCCGTCACGCTCGAACCCGAAGGCAAAGGCTTCAAGATCAGCAAGTCAGCGCTCACCTTGCGCGCGAAGGTGCCGAACCTCGATGAAGCAGGTTTCGCGCGCCTCGCCGGCGAGGCCGAGAAGAACTGTCCGGTGTCCAAGGTGCTCAACGCCGCGATCACGCTCGACGCCAAGCTGGGCTAGCGGCGAGCTTTCAACTCGTGTCCATCCGGTTCTGGTCGGTAAACTGAAGCGGTCGAAGCTTTGGGACCACGAGAGAGCCGGGTGGACACATACAGGCAATGCTTGTCTTTCGGCCAGGCAGCCGAAAGCATATGATACGACAGGCGCAGAACGGATTGAGCGATCAATTGGGAGCGGACAGATGACGACAGAGCGCGCAGTTTTGGCCGGAGGCTGCTTCTGGGGCATGCAGGATCTGATCCGCAAGCAGCCCGGCGTGGTCTCCACACGCGTCGGCTACACCGGCGGTCAGGTGAAGAATGCCACTTACCGCAATCACGAGGGCCACGCCGAAGCGATCGAGATCATGTTCGATCCCGCAAAGACTAGCTTCCGGACCATGCTGGAGTTCTTCTTCCAGATCCACGATCCCACCACGCTCAATCGCCAAGGCAATGATCGGGGCACGAGCTATCGCTCCGCGATCTTCTATACCAGCGAGGGGCAGAAGCGGATTGCCGAGGACACGATCGCGGACGTCGAGGCGTCGGGCCTATGGCCTGGCAAGGTGGTGACCGAGATCGCGCCGGCCGGCGAGTTCTGGGAAGCCGAGCCCGAGCATCAGGATTATCTCGAACGCTATCCGGACGGCTACACTTGCCACTTCATCCGGCCGGGCTGGAAGCTGCCGCAGCGCGCGGCTGCTGCCGGAGGCTAGAGCGTTTTCGAGCGAAGTGGATACCGGTTCGCGTGAAGAAAACGCGTCAAAACAAGAATCTAGAGCTTCGGTTCTGATTCAATCAGAACCGATCATGCTCTAGGTCGTCGCGGGCTCCGCTCGCGGTCAGGCGCGCAATTGCGCGATCAGGTCGCGTGCAGTGCGCATATCGGCGATGTCTGCGCCCTCGGCGAACCTCCCGCAGACAGGGTCGAGAACCGCCAGTGCTTCTGCGCTTCGGCCAGCCCTGAACATGAATCGCGCGAGACTGATCGCGCAGCGCAGCTCCCAGAAGCGGGCGCCTTGCGCAACGGCCATATCCATGGCCCCGCGCAAGCGTGCTTCGGCATCCGCCGAGTGACGCGCGCTCCTGAGCATCAATTCTGCCTTGATGCGGGTCAGTTCTGGCAGATACCAGAGCTCCTGCCGGTCGTTGCAGCGGGTCAGGACGTCATCGATCACGTCGAGGCCGCGGTCGATCTGGTCGGTCTCCAGGAAGGCCGCCGCGAGTTCGCCGAGCAAGGGAAGAAATCGCGGCAGGAAGCGCGCATCGCCGGCGCGATTGAGCTCTTCGCGCAGCAGCGGCAGGCCCATCGCGACGTCGCCTCGCTTGGCAATGACCGCTGCGTTGAAGGCTTTTGCCCACAAGCCCCACAGCCGGATCGCATGGCGCTCGGTGTGCTCGAGCAACTCGGTGCCGTGGCGCTCAGCGGCGTCAAGATCGCCGGCCCAGAAAGCGATCGGGCAGGCGGCTTGTCCCAGCACGCTGCAGAAGGTCAGGGCGTGACCGTTGGCGCGGCCTTCCTCGATGTTCCTGGCGGCGAGTGCCTGGGCCTGATCGGCCAGGCCTTGCAGCCACAGGATGCGGGCGCGGAAATATTGCGTCGATATCCTGAGGTCGAGCGGGAAGATTTTCGGCTTCTCCGCCAGTACAGGCAGCGACATGTTGACCCGATCGATGCGCACGCGCGCCTCGTCCTGGTCGCCGAGATAGTGCAGCGCGACGGCCATCAGCCGGTCGCCCAGCATGACATCGGTCTTGTCGGGTGAGTTCGCTGCCGCGTCGGCAAAGCGCTCGGCAAGCGCGCGGGCCTTGCCGAACTGCCCGTTGTTGAACTGGTCGATGCACAAACCCCAGAGCGCGCGCAGCCGGAAATCCTTGTCATCGAGCCTGTCCGACAGCTCGAGGGTCGTCTCCAGGATCGGGCGCGCCTCGCGCGCGCGGCCTTCGCCATACATCAGCGACCAGCCGAGCGCCGACAGCAGCTGCATGCGGACGCGGTCGTTGTCGCCGGCATCGCCGAGCGCGGCGAGGGCCGTTCTGGCGCGCTCGCGGCATTCGGCGAACAAGGAAAGGCGCACCCACAGTGAGACCGCAACTGCGGTCAGGGCGATTCCCAGTGCAGCGTCGCCGTCGGGCGCGAAGGCCCAGTCCAGCGCCGTGCGCACATTGTCCAGCTCTGCGCCGTAGACGTTCAGCCATTCGGGCAGCGGCGTTGTCGTGTCGGCCTCGGCGCGCTCGAAGAAATCGCGAAAATGCTCCGCATGGCGCCGCGCGAACTGCCTGTTTTCGCCGAGCTCGTGCAGCTTCGCGAGCGCATAGGTGCGCGTGGTGTCGAGCAGGCGATAGCGCAGCGTTCGCGAACCGGACGGCGAGATCAGCGATTTGGTGACCAGGCTGTCGATCGCCTCCAGCGTCTCCGCTTCGCTGAGGCCGTCGCCGGCCGCGACCGCGGCAGCCGCCTCCGGTGCAAACGGCCCGGCGAAGATGGACAGCCGTCGCAAGGTGGCGCTCTCCGCCGCGGGCAGCAGATCGTAGCTCCAGTCGAGCGCGGCGGCGAGGGTCTGGTGTCGCGGCACGGCGGTGCGGCGTCCCCGCCATTGCAGCGAGAAGCGGCTGTCGAGCAGGGATGCGGTGCCGGCGATGCCATAGGCATTGACGCGGCCTGCCGCGAGCTCGATCGCCAGCGCAATGCCGTCGAGGCGCCGGCAGATGCTGGCGACGAGCGGGGCCTCTTCGGCGCTGAGCTGGAACGGACCCGAGCTCTGCGCGATGCGCTCGACGAAGAGTTGAGCGGCAGGGTAGGCAAGGACATCGGCGACATCAAGGTCCTCGCGCTCCGGCGGACAATCCAACGGGAAGAGCCTGAATATCCGCTCGCCTTCGCTGCGGAACGACTCGCGGCTGGTCGCGAGAACGCGAAGCTGCGGTGCTTCGCGAACGATGTGCTCGACCAGCGGCGCCAGCGCATCCAGCACGTGCTCGCAACTGTCGAAGATCAGCAGGGCCGGGCCGGTCTTCAGAAATGTCAGCAGGGCCGGCGTCGGATCCTCCGAGCTGATGGTCAGGCCGAGCGCCGAAGCAATGGTGGTCGCGATGTGGCTGGCGTCCCGCAACGGACTGAAGTCGACAAAGAAGACGCGCCCACCGAAATCCTGGGATCGGCGATGCCCGACGGTGACGGCGACGGCGGTCTTGCCGATGCCGCCCGGGCCGACCACGGTCATGAAGCGATGGAGCGAAAGTCCATTGGAGATCTTCTCGATGACTTCCTCTCGTCCGATCATCTTCGCAAGCTGAGCGGGCAGGGAGCGAGGAAGCGCGGTTTCGGCGGAGGGTGGGTCGACTTGCGGCGCCGCTTGCGCGAACGAGGCGACGAAGCAATAGCCGCGGCCGGGTACATTGACGACATAGCGGGCCGACTTGCCGGTATCGCCGAGCACCTTGCGCAGTGCTGCGACATGAAAGCGCAGACTGCCTTCGTCGACATTGACGTCGGCCCAGATGCGCTTGACCAGCTCGCGCTTGCCAATGACTTCACCGGGACGCTCGGCCAGGAAGATCAGAATGTCGAGCGCGCGGCCGCCGACGTGAAGCGGCGCGCCCTCCTTCTCCAAGAGCCGGGACTTGGGAAACAGCCGAAATGGCCCAAATGAAATGGCTGAGTCTTGGTTACTATGTGCTGGCACGCGCCATTGCCCCCTCGCGGGAGTCAAAAGGTATTTCGTTCTGGTCTAGCAGAACGAGGCGCCGAGTAAACTGGCCGAAAGCCGCATGGCTGGCAGACCTGCGCAGATGGCTTGGGTCGGCCTCGGCTGATTGAAATAATTCTTGAAAAGGAATGGGTTAGACCAGCACGCCACGGCGGTGATGCTGCCGCTCGATCGGACCGCAGCATTGACGGCGGTCGCGGATTGCTGCGATGGGATGACGGGGAGCCGGTCCCGCCTCGACAGTAACTACCGCTTCCGGAATTCGAACATGCCTTCCTTCTCGCGGCGACGGTTCGTCTCTGCGCTATCAGGCGCAGCGGCGCTGGCGACCATCCCACGCAGCGGACAAGCCGCCGACTATCCGTCCCGTCCCATTCGACTGGTGATCCCCTACGGGGCTGGCGGATCGGGTGACCAGATCGGGCGCCCATGGGTCGACAAGATGTCAACGCTGCTCGGGCCGACCTTCGTCGACTATATCGGCGGCGCAGGCGGCGCGATCGGGACTGCCGCGGTCGCGCGCGAGGAGCCCGATGGCTATTCGCTGCTGCTCGGAAACGGCAGCACGCAGGTCATCATTCCCTTGACCTCGGCAAATCCCGGCTATTCCGTCGGCGATTTCCGCGCCATCTACCGCCTGATCAACAGCGCGCTGGTTTTCGCGGTCCATCCTTCATTGCCCGCGGCCAATCTGCGCGAGTTGATCGCCTATGCGAAGGACAATCCGGGAAAGCTGTCCTACGGGACGCCGGGCGTCGCGACGGGAAATCATTTGGTCGGCGAATCCTTCAAGCAGCAGGCCGGCGCGCTCGACATCGTCCACGTGCCCTATCGGGGCATCGCGCAGGCGACCAATGATCTCGTCAGCGGCCAGATCTCGCTCGTCATTGCCGTCATGTCGGTCCAGTTGCAGCAGCTGAGCCAAGCCGGCAAGATCCGGCTGCTTGCGGTCACCACCGAAAGGCGGCTGAGCGGCGCGCCTGATATCCCGACGGCGATCGAATCCGGCATGCCGGATCTCAGCTATGAAGGCTGGTTCGGGCTGTTCGCGCCCAAGCGTACCGATGATGCGATCATCGATCGGATCGCCCAGGCTACGCGGTTGGCCATGGCCGATGCGACGCTGCTCGCGAATTATCGCGCGCAAGGCATGGAGCCGGACGCCGATTCAAGCCCCGAAAAACTCCAGCGCATCGTCGAGGCGACAACGGCAAGCCTGGCGCCCGTGATCAAATCGATCGGGCTCAATCAGTTGTGAGGCCGCTCACGCGCTGACGCGCGATGTCCGGCGTTGCTCCTTCGTGACGACGCCTGCCGATAGCGTGACGAGACCCATCAGCGCGGCCAGCAGCCAGAACGCCGTTGGCAGCCCACTGACGCGAGCAACGAAGCCGACGCCGGCGGGACCGATGAGGATGCCGGCATAGCCGGCGGTCGTGATCGCCGCGACGGCGAGGCCCGTGGGCATGGCGGTCTGCTTGGCCGCCCGGCGGAACAGCACCGGCACCAGATTCGATGCGCCGAGGCCGATGAGCAGGAAACCGGCTATGGCCACCGCCGCGATCGGAGCCGTGAGCAGGACCACGAAGCCCGCGATGGCAATGAGGCTTCCCCACAACAGCGTCGTGCGGTCGCCGATGCGCGCGACGACGGCGTCGCCGCCGAGCCGCCCCACCGTCATCGCGATCGAGAACACGATATAGCCGGCGCCGCCTTGCGCCTCCGAGACGAGGCCCGCGCCGATGACGAGCAGCGCTCCCCAATCGAGCATCGCACCTTCGACGAGGAAGGTGATGGCGCCGAGCAGCGCGAGCAGGAGCACGGCGCCGTGCGGCAGCACGAACAGCGGACCCTCCTGCACCTGGGCCGAGCGGAGCAGGCGCGGCCAGGTCACCAACATCGCGATCAGCATCAGGATCGAGCAGATCAGCGTGCAAGTGAGCGCGCCGAGTTGCAGCAAGAGCAGTGCCGTCATCAGCGCGGAGCCGGCGAAGCCGCCGATGCTGAACAAGGCGTGGAAGCCGGACATCAGCGGGCGTTTTGCGGCGCGCTCCACCTCCACCGCGTGGATGTTCATGGCGACGTCGATCGAGCCGAGCGCCGCGCCGAACGCAAAGAGCGCCAACGCCAGCGCTGCTGGCGAGCTCGCGATCGCGAGCAGCGGCAGGACCAGGGCGAGACCGAGCCCGCCCGCGACGATGATCGGCCGGCTGCCATAGCGCGCGCTCAGGACGCCGGTCAGAAGCATGGCGAGGACCGAGCCGATGCCGAGGCTGAGCAGCAGCAGCCCGAGAACGCCATCATCGACGCCGAGGCGCGTCTTCGCGAACGGCACCAGCGGCGCCCAGCACGCGATGCCGAAGCCCGCGACGAGGAAGGCGAGCCGAGTCGCAAGGCGCGTCGCCGGCCGGTCGGCAGAATGCATGGGAACTCCGGGGAAGCAGGCAAGGGTGGGATGCTCCAGAGGCCCCAGAATTGCCGCGCCTTTATGTCCGAGGCTTGCCCGAATTGTCGCAGGCAGCGCTCGAAAGCTGTAAGCGGACGCCATCGTTCCGTGGAAAGAGGTTCTGATGGCTCGCGGACGGGCCGGGCGAAGCGAGACCAGGCCGCGGCTGGCGCTCGGCAGGCGGAATGTTGCTGGATATGAACAGATGTTGCCCGACATCTCGGCGCCGGGCGAGACTGCCCGTCGGGCAAAACACCGGGCCATTCCGACACGCATCGGTGTCAAGCCGCGTTTGCAAAAATATTCCACTTTACCGAAATTCGGAATTGGCGTATGTGTTGGCCCAACCCGGCTCACCCTTGAGGGGCGATCATGTGTCGTGATGATCGTGGAGCCGGGGAGCGGTGGACGCGGCAGCGTCGGGCGCGAAAGCTGCGGGCAGGGCGGATTGCTCTCCGTGAGCCCGAGGCTTTCGTGCGGACGAGCGGCGCTGTCAGGTTCGTCTCGCCAGTAAGTTTCCTGCTCCGTCGACAGGGTTGGAAAAACTGCTGCGAATAGCGAACCGTGCGTACGGCAAAACCGTGTGGTCCTGGCCGTCGTTGCTCAAGCCCTGGCGGATGCGACATTCGTGTCAACCGGCGCGGTGCCGGCGACTTTCGCTGGGGTGAGGGAGGCCAGAAGGAACTCGGCTCCCGGGAGAGCGCGGCATAAGCCGTCAAACCACTGCGCAGGGAAGGCCGTGTGTTGGGCTTCACCTGTATGCTGCTGTGCGGTCTTCTCTGCGTGTGCGTTTCGCGCAGCGGACCGTGGGTGCCAGCCGGCACCCGGCCTTCCCTGCGCCCTCTTGGATCTCGAGGGTGGAGCGACGAAGCAAAGCTCGGGCGAAATCCGCCGCGAGAAGGCGAAGGCGTGTCTGCGACGCACATGCGGATTGGAGAGCGACGCCTTGCCCCTGGCTCCGTCATTGCGAGGAGCCCTTGCGACGAAGCAATCCAGAATCCCTCCGCGGAGGGATTCTGGATTGCTTCGCTTGCGCTCGCAATGACGAGCCTGTGGCACGCGCACGCCACACACTCGCTGTCATCGCCCGGCTCGACCGGGCGATCCAGTACTCCGAGACACTTGTGATTGATCCGAGAGGCCGCGGCGTACTGGATTCCCCGCTTTCGCGGGGAATGACAGTGGCAGTTGGAGGACGACGGCGGCGCCCCTTGCTCCGTCATTGCGAGGAGCTCTTGCGACGAAGCAATCCAGAGTCCTTCCGCGGAGGGGTGCTGGATTGCTTCGCTGCGCTCGCAATGACGAGATTGGGGCGAGCGCTAACCACACACTCGCTGTCATCGCCCGGCTCGACCGGGCGATCCAGTACTCCGAGACACTTGTGATTGAACCGAGAGGCCGCGGCGTACTGGATTCCCCGCCTTCGCGGGGAATGACAGTGGCATTTGGAGGACGACGCCATTGCCCCTTGCTCCGTCATTGCGAGGAGCCCTTGCGACGAAGCAATCCAGAGTCTTTCCGCGGAGAGATTTTGGATTGCTTCCGC from Bradyrhizobium zhanjiangense includes these protein-coding regions:
- a CDS encoding ATP-binding protein; the encoded protein is MPDTNDQDSAIAFGPFRLFPKSRLIEKDGAPLHLGGRALDILIFLAERAGEVVDKRELMRRVWADVNVDEGSLRFHITNLRKALGDAGEDSRYVVNVPGRGYCFAAPLLRTAPFEDRTSLPAASPHALPSPLARMIGRDDAVEKISAELAQHRFVTIVGPGGIGKTSVALAVAHRELGAFDGRVSFVDFGALTDARLVPGTIAAALGLTVNSDDPMPGLLTFLRSQRMLLVFDSCEHLLDELAPLAERIVQEAPELHILATSRESFRTEGERVHRLFPLDCPPQRDGLSIADILAYPASQLFVERIAESLSEFELSEEDAPLVAEICRRLDGIALAIELAAGRVNAYGIAGTASLLDSRFSLLWRGRRTAIPRHQTLSAALAWSYDLLPPAESATLRGLSVFVGPFTLEAAIAVASSQGISESEAVETISNLLSKSLIATSSAERRLRYRLLDTTRAFVADKLVENGEAARAARAHAEYFRDVLRDIAVKSAGMQSAGGFLPYADYLPNVRAALTWSFSDGGDRTIGVDLAASAAQFFLELTLLTECYRWTRQALASLTDSIDSRQEMTLQAALGVSVMFTQGNTEAVRAAFTRSLQLAGELEDLHWQLWLLRGLHIYLTRVGDFHGALGTGEQGESVARRLNDPAAALNVEWMLGVAHHLIGNQDKAVQFCQSAMMHNPGSQRLNIGHLGYDDRIVALVALARGLWLTGRPDRAIEAARYTVREAELLEQPLTLGISLIWTIYVFLWVGDWANAEILIERLIEHSARHFLGPYHAVGIGQKGELLLRRGDVAAGMEHLRRSQATLYATRHRIMTTVFATALAEGLLAQNQPDEALRTIDEAIAEIPDHGESFDMPEMLRVKGDILVRSGNVVEAESVLRRSLDLSRRQCAVGWELRGAISLGRIWERTGKAADARDLLTPLVAQYQEGLQTRDLVAARGLLAALN
- a CDS encoding VOC family protein, with amino-acid sequence MATIEIDRDVATKPSTSRNLDLKLEVVVIPVSDVDRAKAFYTRLGWRLDADFASSSEWRVIQFTPPGSACSVIFGRNVTAAAPGSVRGLYLIVSDLEAARQDLLDRGIAVSEPFHGAGDVHAGPDEPYLFGSVRVSGADPERGSYSSFASFSDPDGNGWLFQEVTTRLPGRITADGTTFASQSDLAAALRRASVAHGEHETRIGGHDENWADWYADYIVREQAGLPLPS
- a CDS encoding OsmC family protein, with protein sequence MIRKAKAVWKGTGRDGTGHLSSESGVLAETPYSFKTRFENEKGTNPEELIAAAHAGCFTMALAFGLQMAGFTPEELSTEAAVTLEPEGKGFKISKSALTLRAKVPNLDEAGFARLAGEAEKNCPVSKVLNAAITLDAKLG
- the msrA gene encoding peptide-methionine (S)-S-oxide reductase MsrA encodes the protein MTTERAVLAGGCFWGMQDLIRKQPGVVSTRVGYTGGQVKNATYRNHEGHAEAIEIMFDPAKTSFRTMLEFFFQIHDPTTLNRQGNDRGTSYRSAIFYTSEGQKRIAEDTIADVEASGLWPGKVVTEIAPAGEFWEAEPEHQDYLERYPDGYTCHFIRPGWKLPQRAAAAGG
- a CDS encoding ATP-binding protein, giving the protein MPAHSNQDSAISFGPFRLFPKSRLLEKEGAPLHVGGRALDILIFLAERPGEVIGKRELVKRIWADVNVDEGSLRFHVAALRKVLGDTGKSARYVVNVPGRGYCFVASFAQAAPQVDPPSAETALPRSLPAQLAKMIGREEVIEKISNGLSLHRFMTVVGPGGIGKTAVAVTVGHRRSQDFGGRVFFVDFSPLRDASHIATTIASALGLTISSEDPTPALLTFLKTGPALLIFDSCEHVLDALAPLVEHIVREAPQLRVLATSRESFRSEGERIFRLFPLDCPPEREDLDVADVLAYPAAQLFVERIAQSSGPFQLSAEEAPLVASICRRLDGIALAIELAAGRVNAYGIAGTASLLDSRFSLQWRGRRTAVPRHQTLAAALDWSYDLLPAAESATLRRLSIFAGPFAPEAAAAVAAGDGLSEAETLEAIDSLVTKSLISPSGSRTLRYRLLDTTRTYALAKLHELGENRQFARRHAEHFRDFFERAEADTTTPLPEWLNVYGAELDNVRTALDWAFAPDGDAALGIALTAVAVSLWVRLSLFAECRERARTALAALGDAGDNDRVRMQLLSALGWSLMYGEGRAREARPILETTLELSDRLDDKDFRLRALWGLCIDQFNNGQFGKARALAERFADAAANSPDKTDVMLGDRLMAVALHYLGDQDEARVRIDRVNMSLPVLAEKPKIFPLDLRISTQYFRARILWLQGLADQAQALAARNIEEGRANGHALTFCSVLGQAACPIAFWAGDLDAAERHGTELLEHTERHAIRLWGLWAKAFNAAVIAKRGDVAMGLPLLREELNRAGDARFLPRFLPLLGELAAAFLETDQIDRGLDVIDDVLTRCNDRQELWYLPELTRIKAELMLRSARHSADAEARLRGAMDMAVAQGARFWELRCAISLARFMFRAGRSAEALAVLDPVCGRFAEGADIADMRTARDLIAQLRA
- a CDS encoding Bug family tripartite tricarboxylate transporter substrate binding protein — its product is MPSFSRRRFVSALSGAAALATIPRSGQAADYPSRPIRLVIPYGAGGSGDQIGRPWVDKMSTLLGPTFVDYIGGAGGAIGTAAVAREEPDGYSLLLGNGSTQVIIPLTSANPGYSVGDFRAIYRLINSALVFAVHPSLPAANLRELIAYAKDNPGKLSYGTPGVATGNHLVGESFKQQAGALDIVHVPYRGIAQATNDLVSGQISLVIAVMSVQLQQLSQAGKIRLLAVTTERRLSGAPDIPTAIESGMPDLSYEGWFGLFAPKRTDDAIIDRIAQATRLAMADATLLANYRAQGMEPDADSSPEKLQRIVEATTASLAPVIKSIGLNQL
- a CDS encoding MFS transporter, which gives rise to MHSADRPATRLATRLAFLVAGFGIACWAPLVPFAKTRLGVDDGVLGLLLLSLGIGSVLAMLLTGVLSARYGSRPIIVAGGLGLALVLPLLAIASSPAALALALFAFGAALGSIDVAMNIHAVEVERAAKRPLMSGFHALFSIGGFAGSALMTALLLLQLGALTCTLICSILMLIAMLVTWPRLLRSAQVQEGPLFVLPHGAVLLLALLGAITFLVEGAMLDWGALLVIGAGLVSEAQGGAGYIVFSIAMTVGRLGGDAVVARIGDRTTLLWGSLIAIAGFVVLLTAPIAAVAIAGFLLIGLGASNLVPVLFRRAAKQTAMPTGLAVAAITTAGYAGILIGPAGVGFVARVSGLPTAFWLLAALMGLVTLSAGVVTKEQRRTSRVSA